Proteins encoded by one window of Arabidopsis thaliana chromosome 2, partial sequence:
- a CDS encoding Acyl-CoA N-acyltransferases (NAT) superfamily protein (Acyl-CoA N-acyltransferases (NAT) superfamily protein; FUNCTIONS IN: N-acetyltransferase activity; INVOLVED IN: metabolic process; LOCATED IN: cellular_component unknown; EXPRESSED IN: embryo, leaf whorl, flower, pedicel, seed; EXPRESSED DURING: 4 anthesis, F mature embryo stage, petal differentiation and expansion stage, E expanded cotyledon stage, D bilateral stage; CONTAINS InterPro DOMAIN/s: GCN5-related N-acetyltransferase, C-terminal (InterPro:IPR022610), GCN5-related N-acetyltransferase (InterPro:IPR000182), Acyl-CoA N-acyltransferase (InterPro:IPR016181); BEST Arabidopsis thaliana protein match is: Acyl-CoA N-acyltransferases (NAT) superfamily protein (TAIR:AT4G37580.1); Has 140 Blast hits to 140 proteins in 33 species: Archae - 20; Bacteria - 10; Metazoa - 2; Fungi - 0; Plants - 105; Viruses - 0; Other Eukaryotes - 3 (source: NCBI BLink).): MTVLVEVREYDPSKDLATVEDVERRCEVGPAGKLSLFTDLLGDPICRVRHSPSYLMLVAEIGPKEKKELVGMIRGCIKTVTCGITTKRLDLTHNKSQNDVVITKPLYTKLAYILGLRVSPTHRRQGIGFKLVKAMEDWFSQNGAEYSYFATENDNHASVNLFTGKCGYAEFRTPSILVNPVYAHRVNISRRVTVIKLEPSDAELLYRLRFSTTEFFPRDIDSVLNNKLSLGTFVAVPRGSCYGSGSRSWPGSAKFLEYPPDSWAVLSVWNCKDSFRLEVRGASRLRRVVSKATRMVDKTLPFLKIPSIPAVFRPFGLHFMYGIGGEGPRAEKMVKALCDHAHNLAKEGGCGVVAAEVAGEEPLRRGIPHWKVLSCAEDLWCIKRLGEDYSDGSVGDWTKSPPGDSIFVDPREF, translated from the exons atgACGGTGCTTGTGGAGGTTAGAGAATACGACCCAAGTAAAGACTTAGCCACTGTAGAAGATGTTGAACGGCGGTGCGAAGTTGGCCCAGCCGGAAAACTTTCTCTCTTCACCGATCTCTTAGGTGACCCTATTTGCCGTGTCCGACATTCACCTTCTTACCTCATGCTG GTGGCTGAGATTGGTccgaaagagaagaaagagttagTTGGAATGATTCGGGGATGTATCAAAACCGTTACATGTGGTATCACCACCAAAAGACTTGATTTAACTCATAACAAATCCCAAAACGATGTCGTTATTACCAAACCACTTTACACTAAACTCGCTTACATTTTGGGTCTCCGCGTTTCTCCTACACACCG GAGACAAGGGATAGGGTTTAAGCTCGTGAAGGCTATGGAAGATTGGTTTAGTCAAAACGGGGCTGAATATTCCTATTTTGCAACTGAAAACGACAATCACGCTTCCGTCAATCTTTTCACCGGAAAATGTGGTTACGCCGAGTTTCGTACACCGTCTATTTTGGTTAACCCGGTTTACGCACACCGGGTCAACATTTCTCGTCGGGTTACCGTAATTAAGCTTGAACCGTCTGATGCTGAGTTACTATACCGGCTTCGGTTTAGCACAACCGAGTTTTTCCCTCGCGACATTGACTCTGTTTTGAATAACAAACTCTCGTTAGGAACATTCGTCGCGGTTCCACGTGGCAGTTGTTACGGATCCGGGTCTAGGTCATGGCCCGGTTCGGCTAAGTTCTTGGAGTATCCACCGGACTCGTGGGCGGTTTTAAGCGTGTGGAATTGTAAAGACTCGTTTAGATTAGAAGTTCGCGGCGCGTCGAGATTGAGGCGCGTGGTTTCAAAAGCGACGCGCATGGTTGATAAAACTCTACCGTTTTTGAAAATACCGTCGATCCCGGCGGTTTTCCGGCCGTTTGGGCTGCATTTTATGTACGGAATCGGCGGAGAAGGACCACGCGCGGAGAAAATGGTGAAGGCATTGTGTGACCATGCACATAATTTGGCAAAGGAAGGAGGATGCGGCGTGGTGGCGGCAGAAGTCGCCGGCGAAGAGCCGCTCCGGCGAGGGATACCGCATTGGAAAGTGCTATCGTGCGCTGAGGATTTGTGGTGTATTAAACGGCTTGGAGAAGATTATAGTGATGGTTCTGTTGGTGATTGGACTAAATCGCCACCTGGCgattctatttttgttgaCCCTAgagaattttag
- a CDS encoding Acyl-CoA N-acyltransferases (NAT) superfamily protein (Acyl-CoA N-acyltransferases (NAT) superfamily protein; FUNCTIONS IN: N-acetyltransferase activity; INVOLVED IN: metabolic process; LOCATED IN: cellular_component unknown; EXPRESSED IN: embryo, leaf whorl, flower, pedicel, seed; EXPRESSED DURING: 4 anthesis, F mature embryo stage, petal differentiation and expansion stage, E expanded cotyledon stage, D bilateral stage; CONTAINS InterPro DOMAIN/s: GCN5-related N-acetyltransferase, C-terminal (InterPro:IPR022610), GCN5-related N-acetyltransferase (InterPro:IPR000182), Acyl-CoA N-acyltransferase (InterPro:IPR016181); BEST Arabidopsis thaliana protein match is: Acyl-CoA N-acyltransferases (NAT) superfamily protein (TAIR:AT4G37580.1); Has 35333 Blast hits to 34131 proteins in 2444 species: Archae - 798; Bacteria - 22429; Metazoa - 974; Fungi - 991; Plants - 531; Viruses - 0; Other Eukaryotes - 9610 (source: NCBI BLink).) produces the protein MEDWFSQNGAEYSYFATENDNHASVNLFTGKCGYAEFRTPSILVNPVYAHRVNISRRVTVIKLEPSDAELLYRLRFSTTEFFPRDIDSVLNNKLSLGTFVAVPRGSCYGSGSRSWPGSAKFLEYPPDSWAVLSVWNCKDSFRLEVRGASRLRRVVSKATRMVDKTLPFLKIPSIPAVFRPFGLHFMYGIGGEGPRAEKMVKALCDHAHNLAKEGGCGVVAAEVAGEEPLRRGIPHWKVLSCAEDLWCIKRLGEDYSDGSVGDWTKSPPGDSIFVDPREF, from the coding sequence ATGGAAGATTGGTTTAGTCAAAACGGGGCTGAATATTCCTATTTTGCAACTGAAAACGACAATCACGCTTCCGTCAATCTTTTCACCGGAAAATGTGGTTACGCCGAGTTTCGTACACCGTCTATTTTGGTTAACCCGGTTTACGCACACCGGGTCAACATTTCTCGTCGGGTTACCGTAATTAAGCTTGAACCGTCTGATGCTGAGTTACTATACCGGCTTCGGTTTAGCACAACCGAGTTTTTCCCTCGCGACATTGACTCTGTTTTGAATAACAAACTCTCGTTAGGAACATTCGTCGCGGTTCCACGTGGCAGTTGTTACGGATCCGGGTCTAGGTCATGGCCCGGTTCGGCTAAGTTCTTGGAGTATCCACCGGACTCGTGGGCGGTTTTAAGCGTGTGGAATTGTAAAGACTCGTTTAGATTAGAAGTTCGCGGCGCGTCGAGATTGAGGCGCGTGGTTTCAAAAGCGACGCGCATGGTTGATAAAACTCTACCGTTTTTGAAAATACCGTCGATCCCGGCGGTTTTCCGGCCGTTTGGGCTGCATTTTATGTACGGAATCGGCGGAGAAGGACCACGCGCGGAGAAAATGGTGAAGGCATTGTGTGACCATGCACATAATTTGGCAAAGGAAGGAGGATGCGGCGTGGTGGCGGCAGAAGTCGCCGGCGAAGAGCCGCTCCGGCGAGGGATACCGCATTGGAAAGTGCTATCGTGCGCTGAGGATTTGTGGTGTATTAAACGGCTTGGAGAAGATTATAGTGATGGTTCTGTTGGTGATTGGACTAAATCGCCACCTGGCgattctatttttgttgaCCCTAgagaattttag